From Granulicella sp. WH15, the proteins below share one genomic window:
- the topA gene encoding type I DNA topoisomerase → MGKSLVIVESPAKAKTINKYLGDDYIVEASIGHIMDLPKNDIGVELKHLTFEPTLIVSPGKEKIVDRLKKLAAKADSVYLAPDPDREGEAIAAHLAIQLRPMLKNKATIQRVTFNEITQKAVKAAFAHARDVDENLVDAQQTRRVLDRLVGYQISPLLWDKVRRGLSAGRVQTVALRLIVEREREINAFQPVEYWTIDADLKAKSAGFTARFTGIDGTPARVANGKDKDGKDTFLANALGTKEQTDRVVAQLEKANWSVASVERKERRRNPAAPFTTSKLQQDAAGRLGFNVRRTMGVAQRLYEGIDIKGETVGLITYMRTDSTRVSPDAIADARAYIGKLGDRYLPAKPNDYKSKKDAQDAHEAIRPTNVNFVPDEIRSFLSDEQYRLYKLIWQRFVASQMTQAIFDQTTVEIAAKADRTYNFRVTGSVLKFDGFLKVYDAVVPASGKEAAPKEGEDEDASDKRLPEMNDGQALTLGGLSPEQKFTDPPPRYNEASLVKTLEEKGIGRPSTYASIINTIQDRDYVKKISARFVPTEIGVVVTELLVKNFPYIFDTLYTANLEGELDAVEQGEEKWTDLLKGFYGHFQKELKVAETSMEDIKRREEVTTEVCDKCGSPLILKWGKFGSFYACSAFSKAKPVTIALGPWKKDPKAVLKKVLAAFHFPMIVKAVTFDMTEYQKEVADAKEFAAAVKEAEGKGKKIVAEPVSCDFTKENFAAKPDLSAPGADEAPEEEYCDNCGRLMVLKNGPWGPFMSCPGYSDDPPCKTIRKLTQKVQSKPPVTLDEPCPKCGKPLLQRDGQYGEFIACSGYPKCKYVKQELLDVKCPKDGGDIAVRKTKRGDTFYGCVHYPKCDFSSNLKLVNETCPKCDSAYLLEYGNKEGTYLVCPNNREFLPKRRPRKGAPAEEPTTPECTYERRIGGPKVAEVAEEEVANVA, encoded by the coding sequence ATGGGTAAATCGCTCGTGATCGTGGAGTCGCCGGCAAAGGCGAAGACGATCAACAAATATCTCGGGGACGACTATATTGTGGAGGCTTCCATCGGCCACATCATGGACCTGCCCAAGAACGACATTGGCGTGGAACTGAAGCACCTGACCTTCGAGCCGACCCTGATCGTGTCGCCGGGCAAGGAGAAGATCGTCGACCGGCTGAAGAAGCTGGCGGCCAAGGCGGACAGCGTCTATCTGGCCCCCGACCCTGACCGCGAGGGCGAGGCCATCGCCGCGCACCTGGCGATCCAGTTGCGGCCGATGCTGAAGAACAAGGCCACGATCCAGCGCGTTACCTTCAACGAGATTACCCAGAAGGCCGTGAAGGCCGCCTTTGCCCACGCCCGCGACGTGGATGAGAATCTGGTGGACGCGCAGCAGACCCGCCGCGTGCTCGACCGCCTGGTGGGGTACCAGATCTCCCCGCTGCTGTGGGACAAGGTGCGCCGCGGCCTCAGCGCGGGCCGTGTCCAGACGGTTGCGCTACGCCTGATTGTGGAGCGCGAGCGTGAGATTAACGCCTTCCAGCCGGTTGAGTACTGGACCATCGACGCCGACCTGAAGGCCAAATCCGCAGGCTTTACCGCCCGGTTCACGGGCATTGACGGCACCCCGGCCCGCGTGGCCAACGGCAAGGACAAGGATGGCAAGGACACCTTCCTCGCCAACGCCCTTGGCACCAAGGAGCAGACCGACCGCGTCGTCGCCCAGCTCGAAAAGGCCAACTGGAGCGTCGCCTCGGTCGAGCGCAAGGAGCGCCGCCGCAACCCCGCCGCGCCCTTCACCACCAGCAAGCTCCAGCAGGACGCCGCCGGACGGCTCGGCTTCAACGTGCGCCGCACGATGGGCGTGGCCCAGCGGCTGTACGAGGGCATCGACATCAAGGGGGAGACCGTCGGTCTCATCACCTATATGCGTACCGACTCCACCCGTGTCTCGCCGGACGCCATCGCCGACGCCCGCGCCTACATCGGCAAGCTGGGCGACCGCTACCTGCCCGCCAAGCCCAACGATTACAAGTCCAAGAAGGACGCGCAGGATGCCCACGAGGCCATCCGCCCGACCAATGTCAACTTCGTGCCGGACGAGATCCGGTCCTTCCTCTCGGACGAGCAGTACCGCCTCTACAAGCTGATCTGGCAGCGCTTCGTCGCCAGCCAGATGACCCAGGCCATCTTCGACCAGACCACGGTCGAGATTGCCGCCAAGGCCGACCGCACCTACAACTTCCGTGTTACGGGCAGCGTGCTCAAGTTCGACGGCTTCCTGAAGGTCTACGACGCGGTGGTTCCGGCCAGCGGCAAGGAAGCCGCTCCGAAGGAAGGCGAAGACGAAGACGCGTCCGACAAGCGGCTGCCGGAGATGAACGACGGTCAGGCGCTGACGCTCGGCGGCCTCTCACCCGAGCAGAAGTTCACCGACCCGCCGCCGCGCTACAACGAAGCCTCGCTGGTCAAGACGCTCGAAGAGAAGGGAATCGGACGGCCTTCGACCTACGCGTCGATCATCAACACGATCCAGGACCGCGACTACGTCAAGAAGATCAGCGCGCGCTTCGTGCCCACCGAGATCGGCGTCGTCGTGACGGAGCTGCTGGTCAAAAACTTCCCCTACATCTTCGACACGCTCTACACTGCCAACCTCGAAGGTGAGCTGGATGCGGTCGAGCAGGGCGAGGAGAAGTGGACCGACCTGCTCAAGGGCTTCTACGGCCACTTCCAGAAGGAGCTGAAGGTCGCCGAGACCAGCATGGAGGACATCAAGCGCCGCGAGGAGGTCACCACCGAGGTCTGCGACAAGTGCGGCAGCCCGCTGATCCTCAAGTGGGGCAAGTTCGGCAGCTTCTACGCCTGTAGTGCCTTCTCGAAAGCGAAGCCCGTGACCATCGCGCTCGGCCCGTGGAAGAAGGACCCCAAAGCGGTGCTCAAGAAGGTGCTGGCCGCCTTCCACTTCCCCATGATCGTCAAGGCCGTGACCTTCGACATGACCGAGTACCAGAAGGAGGTGGCGGATGCGAAGGAGTTCGCCGCCGCGGTCAAGGAGGCCGAGGGCAAGGGCAAGAAGATCGTCGCTGAGCCGGTGAGCTGCGACTTCACCAAGGAGAACTTCGCGGCCAAGCCGGACCTCTCGGCCCCGGGCGCGGACGAGGCTCCCGAGGAGGAGTACTGCGACAACTGCGGGCGGCTGATGGTGCTGAAGAATGGCCCCTGGGGACCGTTCATGAGCTGTCCCGGCTACTCGGACGACCCGCCGTGCAAGACGATCCGCAAGCTGACCCAGAAGGTGCAGTCGAAGCCTCCGGTGACGCTCGACGAGCCGTGCCCGAAGTGCGGCAAGCCGCTGCTCCAGCGCGACGGCCAGTACGGCGAGTTTATCGCCTGCTCCGGCTACCCGAAGTGCAAGTACGTCAAGCAGGAGCTGCTGGACGTCAAGTGCCCGAAGGACGGCGGCGACATCGCCGTGCGCAAGACCAAGCGGGGCGACACCTTCTACGGCTGCGTCCACTACCCCAAGTGCGACTTCTCCTCGAACCTGAAGTTGGTCAACGAGACCTGCCCCAAGTGCGACTCGGCCTACCTGCTGGAGTACGGCAACAAGGAGGGGACGTACCTGGTCTGCCCGAACAACCGCGAGTTCCTGCCCAAACGCCGTCCTCGCAAGGGCGCTCCGGCAGAAGAGCCGACGACGCCTGAGTGCACCTACGAGCGCCGCATCGGCGGTCCGAAGGTGGCGGAAGTGGCCGAAGAAGAAGTCGCAAACGTAGCATAA
- the dprA gene encoding DNA-processing protein DprA, which translates to MSGGGNGNRVESHAAGESRLAWLAMTLTPGLGPTRIIRAMRKLGVAERVFHASLTELEGLGMPAQSAQFLSDGRARKAALEEASRVVEQGAHYVTPEDEDYPQRLLEIYDPPSVLWVRGNLRLLNRPGIAVVGTRSPSPYGAGMAEMLSRDLANRGLTILSGMARGVDTAAHKGALQAVGGVAGKTVAVWGTGLDVVYPKENKRLAEQIIEAGGAIVSENPLGTFPAPQNFPIRNRILSGMSIGVLVIEAAEYSGTRITARCAMDQNRDVYAVPGNVTNKNAWGPNTLIKQGAKLTATWEDVWEDLASQVRLLLEDEQDADRAAQGASRGANESKPAGAASLFAEGPQMAEHERLVFSQLRHDEPVQLDTLMETLEGQLGSPEVFTALFELELAGRVRSMPGKNYVRAF; encoded by the coding sequence ATGAGTGGCGGAGGAAACGGAAATCGGGTCGAGTCGCACGCCGCAGGGGAGTCCCGCCTGGCATGGCTGGCGATGACGCTCACGCCCGGCCTGGGGCCGACGCGGATCATCCGGGCGATGCGGAAGCTGGGGGTAGCCGAACGCGTCTTTCACGCGTCGCTGACCGAGCTGGAAGGTCTGGGGATGCCCGCGCAGTCGGCGCAGTTCCTCTCCGACGGCCGGGCGCGGAAGGCGGCGCTGGAAGAGGCCAGCCGCGTGGTCGAGCAGGGAGCCCACTACGTCACGCCCGAGGACGAGGACTACCCCCAGCGTCTGCTCGAGATCTACGATCCTCCATCGGTGCTGTGGGTGCGGGGCAATTTGCGGCTGCTGAATCGGCCCGGCATCGCCGTGGTGGGGACGCGGTCGCCCTCGCCCTACGGGGCGGGAATGGCGGAGATGCTCTCCCGCGACCTGGCCAACCGGGGGCTGACGATCCTGAGCGGCATGGCCCGCGGGGTCGATACCGCTGCTCACAAGGGGGCATTGCAGGCCGTGGGCGGGGTCGCGGGCAAGACGGTCGCGGTCTGGGGCACCGGGTTGGACGTCGTCTACCCCAAGGAGAACAAGCGACTGGCCGAACAGATCATCGAGGCTGGCGGAGCCATTGTCAGCGAGAACCCTCTGGGGACATTTCCGGCCCCGCAAAACTTCCCCATCCGCAACCGCATCCTGAGCGGCATGAGCATCGGCGTGCTGGTCATCGAGGCGGCCGAGTACTCGGGCACGCGGATCACGGCGCGGTGCGCGATGGACCAGAACCGCGACGTCTACGCGGTGCCGGGGAACGTGACCAACAAGAACGCCTGGGGGCCGAACACGCTCATCAAGCAGGGGGCCAAGCTGACGGCCACCTGGGAGGATGTGTGGGAGGATCTGGCCTCGCAAGTCCGTCTGCTGCTTGAAGATGAGCAGGATGCGGACCGGGCCGCGCAGGGGGCCTCGCGGGGAGCAAATGAATCCAAACCTGCTGGGGCCGCATCTTTATTCGCCGAGGGGCCACAGATGGCGGAGCACGAGAGGTTGGTCTTCTCGCAGCTCCGGCACGATGAGCCGGTTCAGCTCGACACGCTCATGGAGACGCTCGAGGGGCAGCTTGGCTCCCCCGAGGTCTTTACGGCGCTCTTCGAGCTGGAACTCGCGGGCCGGGTACGGTCGATGCCGGGTAAGAACTACGTCCGGGCTTTCTAA
- a CDS encoding ATP-binding protein — protein sequence MPRILDPLSATDSPRVFTPQVPTPVPEIVEALRTITPLQGLTDEEYTWLAIHGKERCAEPGALIFREDEPAENLNFILRGEIHVHRRNAGPLALFIGRSGQMTGKPPYSRMKTYGGESSAVGDCWVLDIHESLFPAMLAAIPSMGQRSVNVLLDRVREVTRMEQQAEKLSALGKLAANLAHELNNPASAAQRSAASLFSELRQYGEHRYSLGALCLSPEYDKLLRSWVEKARRKVVEFAQNPPDSPLGQSDREEQVYKWLTAHNVPDAWNIAPPLAETHIPMSDLEEFATLFPEEVIAPAFRSFASALRVERITATIVASTARIFDLISAIKDYSYMDQAPIQTFDLSQSLETTLAMFGSRLTGIKVETDFDPELPPINAYGSELNQVWTVLLENAIDAMPDGGTLRLTTRLAGQMALTEITDSGRGIDPAIQSRIFEPFFTTKAPGSGLGLGLDTAKRIVNRHSGFLTAESVPGKTCFQVRLPLEQAEAY from the coding sequence ATGCCGCGCATACTGGACCCCCTCTCGGCCACCGACTCCCCACGTGTCTTCACGCCACAGGTTCCCACGCCTGTGCCCGAGATCGTCGAGGCGCTGCGCACCATCACGCCGCTGCAGGGGTTGACGGACGAGGAGTACACCTGGCTGGCGATCCACGGCAAAGAACGCTGCGCCGAACCCGGAGCCCTCATCTTCCGCGAGGACGAGCCCGCCGAGAACCTGAACTTCATTCTGAGAGGCGAGATCCACGTACACCGCCGCAACGCGGGGCCGCTGGCGCTGTTCATCGGGCGATCGGGCCAGATGACCGGCAAGCCGCCCTACTCGCGCATGAAGACCTATGGGGGAGAAAGCTCGGCGGTCGGGGACTGTTGGGTGCTCGATATCCACGAGAGCCTCTTCCCGGCCATGCTCGCCGCGATTCCCTCCATGGGGCAGCGATCGGTCAACGTGCTGCTGGACCGCGTGCGCGAGGTGACCCGCATGGAGCAGCAGGCCGAAAAGCTCTCGGCCCTGGGCAAGCTGGCCGCCAACCTGGCGCACGAGCTGAACAACCCGGCCTCCGCCGCCCAACGCTCGGCCGCCTCGCTCTTCAGCGAGCTGCGTCAGTACGGCGAGCACCGCTACTCGCTGGGCGCGCTCTGTCTCTCCCCCGAGTACGACAAACTGCTGCGCTCCTGGGTGGAAAAAGCGCGGCGCAAGGTGGTCGAGTTCGCCCAGAACCCTCCCGACTCGCCGTTGGGGCAGTCGGACCGCGAGGAGCAGGTCTACAAGTGGCTGACGGCCCACAATGTGCCGGACGCCTGGAATATCGCGCCGCCACTGGCCGAGACCCACATTCCGATGAGCGACCTTGAGGAGTTTGCCACGCTCTTTCCCGAAGAGGTGATCGCACCGGCCTTCCGCAGCTTCGCCAGCGCGCTGCGCGTGGAGCGCATCACCGCGACCATCGTGGCCTCGACGGCGCGGATCTTCGACCTCATCTCAGCCATCAAAGACTACTCGTACATGGACCAGGCGCCGATCCAGACCTTCGACCTGTCGCAGTCGCTGGAGACGACGCTGGCCATGTTCGGTTCCCGGCTCACCGGCATTAAGGTCGAGACGGACTTCGATCCGGAGCTGCCGCCCATCAACGCCTACGGCTCGGAGCTGAATCAGGTGTGGACCGTGCTGTTAGAGAACGCCATCGACGCCATGCCCGACGGGGGCACGCTCCGGCTCACGACCCGGCTCGCGGGCCAGATGGCCCTGACCGAGATTACCGACAGCGGCAGGGGCATCGACCCCGCCATCCAGTCGCGCATCTTCGAGCCGTTCTTCACCACCAAGGCTCCGGGCAGCGGCCTGGGGCTGGGGCTCGACACGGCCAAGCGCATCGTCAACCGCCACTCGGGCTTCCTGACCGCCGAATCGGTACCGGGCAAGACCTGCTTCCAAGTGCGGCTGCCGCTCGAGCAGGCCGAGGCTTATTGA
- the tnpA gene encoding IS200/IS605 family transposase, translating into MAQSLAFLLVHVIFSTKDRTPVLKDDLRPALYAYLATVARNAECECFRVGGVADHVHLALRMPRTATVAEIVEQLKVSSSKWIKTQSPRLAKFAWQRGYGVFSVGPADLNALIGYIDGQEVHHRKQTFQDEFRAFLKRYGVEFDERYMWD; encoded by the coding sequence ATGGCCCAATCGCTCGCGTTTTTGCTCGTCCATGTGATCTTCAGCACGAAGGATCGTACGCCTGTCCTCAAGGACGATCTGCGTCCCGCCCTTTACGCTTACTTGGCCACGGTTGCCCGCAACGCCGAGTGCGAGTGCTTCCGTGTGGGAGGCGTTGCGGACCACGTTCATCTCGCCCTGCGTATGCCGCGCACGGCAACCGTCGCGGAGATCGTGGAGCAGTTGAAGGTCTCCTCCTCCAAGTGGATCAAGACGCAGTCGCCTCGTCTGGCGAAGTTCGCCTGGCAACGCGGGTATGGCGTGTTTTCTGTTGGCCCCGCGGATCTGAACGCGTTGATCGGATATATCGACGGCCAGGAAGTTCACCATCGCAAGCAGACATTTCAGGATGAGTTCCGGGCGTTTTTGAAACGATACGGTGTCGAATTCGACGAGCGGTACATGTGGGATTGA
- the ilvN gene encoding acetolactate synthase small subunit: MLHTFVAHVSDKPGVLTRVASLFRRLNINIVSLTVGESERPEVSRMTIVCEAPETAAHRIRASLYKLEITVDVDEVGRSEAVIRELCLIKVAAGPSHPLGQHSRSQIFELANVFRARVVDLAPESIMLEMTGSSSKIEGLIQVITESGYTILEVSRTGRMAMRRGQHTSRVLKALGTSDAAKNGLVATLDRDDLIPNEFEDVHEEEA, encoded by the coding sequence ATGCTGCACACCTTCGTAGCTCATGTATCCGACAAGCCCGGCGTCCTGACCCGCGTGGCCTCGCTCTTTCGCCGCCTGAACATAAACATCGTCTCGCTGACGGTCGGTGAGTCCGAGCGGCCCGAGGTCTCGCGCATGACCATTGTTTGCGAGGCTCCTGAGACCGCCGCGCACCGCATTCGCGCCTCGCTCTACAAGCTCGAGATCACCGTGGACGTCGATGAGGTCGGGCGCTCGGAGGCCGTCATCCGCGAGCTGTGCCTCATCAAGGTCGCCGCCGGTCCGTCGCACCCGCTCGGGCAGCACTCGCGCTCGCAGATCTTTGAGCTGGCCAATGTCTTCCGCGCACGGGTGGTCGATCTTGCGCCTGAGTCCATCATGCTCGAGATGACCGGCTCCTCCTCGAAGATCGAGGGGCTGATCCAGGTCATCACCGAGAGCGGCTACACCATTCTTGAGGTCTCGCGCACGGGCCGCATGGCCATGCGTCGTGGCCAGCACACCAGCCGCGTCCTGAAGGCGCTGGGCACGAGCGACGCCGCCAAGAACGGACTGGTCGCGACGCTCGACCGCGACGACCTGATTCCCAACGAGTTTGAAGACGTTCACGAGGAAGAGGCTTAG
- a CDS encoding beta-ketoacyl-ACP synthase III, giving the protein MSLTLKPQQSVRAKISSVGTYVPPRLLTNADLEKMVATNDQWIVERTGIRERHLVDKGVATSDLAVEAAKKCLEKRGISASEIEVIIVATVTPDMMFPATACLVQDKLGIKGAWGFDLSAACSGFPYALQVGAKLVESGAHKKVLVIGADVMSSIIDYTDRTTCVIFGDGAGAVLIEPCEESEVGLVDYWHEIDGSGAVALNMPAGGSLHPATAETVASKMHYVHQDGASVYKFAVRKMSEAAEIVLSRNGLTGADLACFIPHQANKRIILSTAERLGMKESSVIINIDRFGNTTAATIPMAMQTAIDENRLKKGDIVLLTSVGAGFTVGATLLRWEI; this is encoded by the coding sequence TTGAGCTTGACGTTGAAGCCGCAGCAGTCTGTGCGGGCAAAGATCAGTTCGGTTGGAACCTATGTTCCGCCCCGGTTACTCACCAACGCCGATCTCGAAAAGATGGTCGCCACCAATGACCAGTGGATTGTCGAGCGCACCGGCATCCGCGAGCGGCACCTGGTCGACAAGGGCGTAGCCACCAGCGATCTGGCCGTCGAAGCCGCGAAGAAGTGTCTCGAGAAGCGCGGCATCTCCGCCTCCGAGATCGAGGTCATCATCGTCGCCACCGTCACGCCCGACATGATGTTCCCCGCCACTGCCTGCCTGGTGCAGGACAAGCTCGGCATCAAGGGCGCCTGGGGCTTCGACCTCTCGGCTGCCTGCTCGGGCTTCCCGTACGCGCTGCAGGTCGGGGCCAAGCTGGTCGAGTCGGGCGCGCACAAGAAGGTCCTGGTGATCGGGGCCGACGTGATGAGCTCCATCATCGACTACACCGACCGCACCACCTGCGTCATCTTCGGCGACGGCGCGGGCGCTGTCCTGATCGAGCCGTGCGAGGAGTCCGAGGTAGGGCTGGTCGACTACTGGCATGAGATCGACGGCTCGGGAGCGGTTGCGCTGAACATGCCTGCTGGTGGCAGCCTGCACCCGGCTACGGCGGAGACAGTCGCATCCAAGATGCACTACGTCCACCAGGACGGCGCTTCGGTCTACAAGTTTGCCGTGCGCAAGATGTCCGAGGCGGCCGAGATCGTCCTCTCGCGCAACGGCCTTACGGGAGCGGACCTGGCCTGCTTTATTCCGCACCAGGCGAATAAGCGGATTATCCTCTCCACGGCCGAGCGGCTGGGGATGAAGGAGAGCTCGGTCATCATCAACATCGACCGCTTCGGTAATACGACGGCGGCGACGATTCCGATGGCGATGCAGACGGCGATAGATGAGAACCGGCTGAAAAAGGGAGATATCGTCCTGTTGACCAGCGTAGGAGCTGGCTTCACGGTCGGAGCAACCCTCTTGCGCTGGGAAATCTAA
- a CDS encoding menaquinone biosynthesis protein — protein MPSENQAPLRVAAISFLNPAPLMYSFEHTQQLAGRYTLEYMVPSQCAANLLAGRADLGLIPIAALTPELAIVPGCVIASLDHVRSILLIVKAPHTLATVKTMAADTASRSSVAYSQVLFRHFFGTDPAVIPTPADVAAMLAQADSALVIGDAALLALENREVIESAVGPCTWLDVAHEWRSLTGLPWVAAVWAVRPEAVADPARLVADLNRSRELGMEHIDAIVEAWTPRIALSATSIRSYLTENIHYTLDDECAQAIQLFRRLAAETGTLPELPQLRFL, from the coding sequence GTGCCTTCTGAAAACCAAGCTCCACTCCGCGTCGCGGCCATCAGCTTCCTGAACCCCGCGCCGCTCATGTACTCGTTTGAACATACGCAGCAGCTCGCCGGGCGCTACACGCTCGAATACATGGTGCCCTCTCAGTGCGCGGCCAACCTGCTCGCCGGACGCGCCGACCTGGGACTGATCCCCATCGCCGCACTGACGCCGGAGTTGGCCATCGTTCCCGGCTGTGTCATCGCCTCGCTGGACCATGTGCGCTCCATCCTCCTCATCGTTAAAGCTCCTCATACGCTCGCCACGGTGAAGACAATGGCCGCCGACACCGCCTCGCGCAGCTCAGTCGCCTACTCTCAGGTGCTCTTCCGCCACTTCTTCGGCACCGACCCGGCCGTCATACCGACCCCGGCGGACGTGGCCGCCATGCTGGCCCAGGCGGACTCCGCGCTGGTGATCGGCGACGCCGCCCTGCTGGCGCTCGAGAACCGCGAGGTCATCGAGAGCGCCGTGGGGCCATGCACCTGGCTCGACGTGGCCCACGAATGGCGCAGCCTGACCGGATTGCCCTGGGTGGCGGCGGTGTGGGCAGTGCGGCCCGAGGCGGTGGCCGATCCGGCGCGGCTGGTGGCCGACCTGAACCGCTCGCGCGAGCTGGGGATGGAGCATATCGACGCCATCGTCGAGGCCTGGACGCCGCGGATTGCGCTATCGGCTACGTCGATACGGAGCTACCTGACCGAGAACATTCATTACACGCTCGACGACGAGTGTGCGCAGGCGATCCAGCTCTTCCGGCGGCTGGCTGCCGAGACCGGGACACTGCCGGAGTTGCCGCAGCTTCGCTTTCTGTAA
- the ilvC gene encoding ketol-acid reductoisomerase, with amino-acid sequence MAKAYHDADADLSLIQAKKVAIIGYGSQGHAHALNLKDSGVDVRVGLREGSPSAEKARKAGLEVMSVADVTKWADVIMNLTPDQTAAKVYHTDIEPNLRAGQTLMFAHGFNIRFRTITPPATVDVSLVAPKGPGHRVREVFTEGGGVPALVAVEQDASGNALAVALSYAKAIGGTRGGVLETTFTEETETDLFGEQAVLCGGTSALVKAGFETLVEAGYQPELAYFEVLHELKLIVDLMYRGGLEYMRHSISDTAEWGDYVAGPRIVTSEVKKAMKGLLNDIQDGTFAKKFIEENETGRHEFARIRKEEAAHQIETVGAALRKSMPFLDPVVVKDGTVVKA; translated from the coding sequence ATGGCAAAGGCATATCACGACGCAGACGCAGACCTCTCTCTTATCCAGGCGAAGAAAGTCGCCATCATCGGCTACGGCTCGCAGGGCCACGCTCACGCGCTCAACCTGAAGGACTCGGGCGTGGACGTGCGCGTCGGCCTGCGTGAGGGTTCGCCCTCGGCCGAGAAGGCCCGCAAGGCTGGCCTCGAGGTCATGTCTGTCGCCGACGTTACCAAGTGGGCCGACGTCATCATGAACCTGACCCCGGACCAGACCGCCGCCAAGGTCTACCACACCGATATCGAGCCGAACCTGCGTGCGGGCCAGACCCTGATGTTCGCGCACGGCTTCAACATCCGCTTCCGCACCATCACCCCGCCCGCGACCGTCGACGTCTCGCTGGTTGCGCCCAAGGGACCCGGCCACCGCGTGCGTGAGGTCTTCACCGAGGGCGGCGGCGTTCCGGCGCTCGTGGCTGTCGAGCAGGACGCCAGCGGCAATGCTCTCGCTGTCGCTCTCTCGTACGCCAAGGCCATCGGCGGAACCCGCGGCGGCGTGCTCGAGACCACCTTCACCGAAGAGACCGAGACCGACCTCTTCGGCGAGCAGGCTGTGCTCTGCGGAGGCACCTCCGCGCTGGTGAAGGCGGGCTTCGAGACTCTGGTCGAGGCTGGCTATCAGCCCGAGCTGGCGTACTTCGAGGTGCTGCACGAGCTGAAGCTCATCGTCGACCTGATGTACCGCGGCGGACTCGAGTACATGCGCCACTCCATCTCGGACACGGCGGAGTGGGGCGACTACGTTGCCGGACCGCGCATCGTCACCTCCGAGGTAAAGAAGGCGATGAAGGGCCTGCTCAACGATATCCAGGACGGCACCTTCGCGAAGAAGTTCATCGAGGAGAACGAGACCGGACGCCACGAGTTCGCCCGCATCCGCAAGGAAGAGGCCGCGCACCAGATCGAGACCGTCGGTGCGGCCCTGCGCAAGTCGATGCCCTTCCTCGACCCCGTCGTGGTCAAGGACGGTACCGTCGTCAAGGCGTAA
- a CDS encoding DUF427 domain-containing protein, with protein sequence MAKAMWNGQLIADSETFETIEGNIYFPEESVKREFLRSSSTTSSCPWKGQARYYTLVVDGQENPDAAWYYPDPKPSARSVKHHVAFWRGVEITK encoded by the coding sequence ATGGCGAAGGCGATGTGGAACGGTCAGCTAATTGCTGATAGCGAGACATTTGAGACGATCGAGGGCAATATCTACTTCCCGGAGGAGTCGGTCAAGCGCGAGTTTCTGCGCTCCAGCTCGACGACCTCGAGCTGTCCGTGGAAGGGCCAGGCCCGGTACTACACACTGGTGGTCGATGGGCAGGAGAACCCCGACGCCGCCTGGTACTACCCCGATCCCAAACCCTCCGCCCGCAGCGTCAAGCACCACGTAGCCTTTTGGCGCGGCGTCGAAATTACAAAATAA
- a CDS encoding VTT domain-containing protein, which yields MSHIAASGGAVVSTKLPQAGGLAGLVIATGRISGRTSGVVVHLLVSLGLFGLFLVSVVDSSFVPLPVPGMTDMMIVGFAAQHTNPILLVLVATVGSALGGYLSYQVGQAGGMAFIEKRTPPKTFNRVCGWMEDHAILAIALPAILPPPMPLSPFVLAAGALRMSQRKFMVTFTTSRMARHAIAAWLGIAYGRQVLRFWHHFSERWGTTFLIVVWGGIALSVGYAMWQLWKTRNSVGMHPQEDPQRPTTA from the coding sequence ATGAGCCACATTGCGGCCAGCGGCGGGGCGGTCGTCTCCACGAAGCTGCCGCAGGCTGGTGGGCTGGCTGGACTGGTGATCGCCACGGGCCGAATCAGCGGCCGGACCAGCGGCGTGGTGGTGCATCTGCTGGTCTCGCTCGGGCTCTTTGGGCTGTTCCTCGTATCCGTTGTGGACAGCTCGTTTGTGCCGCTGCCGGTACCGGGCATGACCGACATGATGATCGTCGGGTTTGCGGCACAGCACACCAACCCCATCCTGCTGGTACTGGTGGCGACGGTCGGCTCGGCCCTGGGCGGATACCTCTCCTACCAAGTAGGCCAGGCGGGAGGCATGGCGTTCATCGAAAAACGCACGCCGCCGAAGACCTTCAATCGCGTGTGCGGCTGGATGGAGGATCATGCGATCCTCGCCATCGCGCTCCCGGCCATCCTGCCGCCGCCGATGCCGCTCAGCCCGTTCGTGCTGGCTGCGGGTGCGCTCAGGATGTCGCAGCGCAAGTTTATGGTCACCTTCACCACGAGCCGGATGGCCCGGCACGCCATCGCGGCGTGGCTCGGCATCGCCTATGGCAGGCAGGTGCTGCGCTTCTGGCATCACTTCTCGGAGAGGTGGGGGACGACGTTCCTGATCGTCGTGTGGGGAGGCATCGCCCTCAGCGTGGGCTACGCGATGTGGCAGCTTTGGAAGACTCGGAACAGCGTCGGGATGCACCCGCAGGAAGATCCGCAGCGGCCAACAACCGCTTAA